ATTCTCAATTCATGAATCCCATCATCTAATATATCAGCATAGGGTCGTGGTAAAAGAGGACCTTTCTCTTCTAATATTGAAAGCCAACTTAATAATTTTGCTTTATTACTATTTTTTTGAGATTCAACAAAATCAAAAACTTCCGATTCTTGATTTTGTTCATAATAAATAATATTCCATTTGTTTATCATACAATATATTCTACATCATTATTGATGTAGAAGCAATTCTAATTACATTTTTATCCATAAGTATCTGCTCTATCAACATAGTTGTTTTACTATTATCTTGGTTTATACAATTTCTGATTAACATAAGAACTAATTTGTTTATTTTCCGAAGGATAATATGTTATTTATTTCTTTTGGCACAAACCTCATAATCATTAAAATTAATACTCATCAAAAAGTGCATTTAACGATGCTATGATAGAAAGTGTAAAAGGTTGCGACTGGTGCTATAATTAAGTCAGTACTTCTTAAAAGAAGAACGGCCGATGGCTGTAAGCGGACTGGGACATATTATGAACCCGTTTTAACGATTAGCAGTCATCAGTCGCATTAACATGTTGAGGATGAGATTATATTTCTCATACCCCGTATAGACGTATGATTATTATACTCCTCTTCTTTTAGGAAAGAAAGATTTTTAGGAGAGATGAAATGGAATTCATGGGAATTGACCTTCATACTGACTGCTTTAATCACTGTACATTTAATGAGGGAACAAAAAAGAAAGTAGGAACTTATTCAATTGATAAGGAATCTTTGGAAAAATTTTACAAGATTTTAACACCAGAAACTTATGTAATTGTTGAATCAACAACAAATGCATTCAAGTTTACAGAACTAATCCAAAATAAGGTTAAAGATGTTTTTATTTCTAATACTTATTCAATGAAACTCATCAGCTTTACGAACAAAAAGACTGATAAAGTAGATGCAGAGAAACTAGCAAGAGTTCTCAAAATGCAGATTATGAGTGGTGAAGAACAAATTAAAAGAGTTACTTTGCCTCCTCCAATTATCCAGGATTTAAGAGCTTTATTTTCAACTTATAAACTTCTTGGTAAACAAAGAACTCAACTAAAAAACAGAATTCACTCTTTATTAAAACAAAATCTTTTTCCTTTTAATAAAGTAATGATTTTTAATAATAAAATGAGAGATAAAATATTAAATATTTCAGATTCAAGAGAATTAAAATTTCAACTAATGATTTTGTTTAAAGAACTGGATAATTTAGATGAAACTATTATTTTACTTAAAAAGGAAATTGAAATAGCTGGATCACCATATATGAAAGAGATAGATATACTCACATCTATGCAGGGAATAAGTGTATTTACCGCCATTGCTATTATATCAGATATAATTGATGTGAAAAGGTTTTCAAATTCTAAAAACTTTGCATCTTATTTAAGATCAGCCCCAAAAGTTGAAAGTTCAAATGAAAAGACACTGATTAAGAGTACAAATAAGCAGGGCAGAAAGTTAACAATAGCTCTTCTTTATCAATCATTAAACCATTTTATCAACTCAAACAGGGCAATAGAGCATTGGTATGATAAACTAAGTGAATATAAAAAAGTTGGTAAAGTGAGAATGGGAACTTGTAGAAGATTTATTACAGTCATTTATCAGCTTCTAAAAAAAGAAGAATATTATAGATTCATGGATACTAAAAACCATGATAGGAAAATGCACGATTATGAGGTTTTATTAAGAAAAAACCGGATAAATATTAGCAAATTGAAGGAGGTTTCTTGACTTTCATCATAGACGTCCTGTTGAGGTGACTGCTCGTTCCTGTAGCGAAGCGGAAGGATTGGCGTGCTTCTTGCTCAATAAATACCCATTTAAACTAAAATTTAGCAAAAAAAATACTAAATTTTAGTTTAAACTTTTAGTAAGGATTCATGCGAGAAGCATGACAAAGACAGTTCACTTCCAACAGTTTGTTATGTGTTGTTTGATTTATTTTTTCTTAGTCCAAGCTTTTGTTTCTGACTGTGCATCTATATCTGTCCTATAAATCTTCTCTATATTAGGTGTTGTATTTTTTTCCAATTCTTCAATAAAAAAATCATATTTACATCGCCTAAAGTTTAATGCGGAACCTATAGACCAATCAGGATTTTCTTTTAATGTAGTAATGATAGATTGTAATGTGTCAGTATAATAAATATATAAATGATGATAAAACTGAGAAATATTAATATCTAATGAACCTTGATGATTAATTTTATTTCTAACTCTATAAATTCTTCTTAATTGCCAACTTATATTATTGAAATGTATTGTTAAGTGTTTTTTCATGTTCTTAGATGATTTATACATTCCTTCTTTGAGACTAAATAATCTATTTAATATTAGAGGATTATCTGATACACAGGCTTTTATTTTGTTCAGTATTTTACTATCTGTATCAACGAGAAATATTTTATTTAAATCATATGGGTGAAATCTATAATTATTTGATTTTTCCAGAAAATTGCTAATTTCTGTATCGCTTTGTATTTTTCTGATGTATGGTTTTAAGTCTTTTGATACTGCAATTAAAGTACTGTATAGATAATTTAATGTAGTAATTGCTGCAACATTTTTTGTAACATTTCCTATTATAGTACCAGCCTGATCCTGGAAAAGTGATTCTAATGCTATCCATAGATTAGTTAACTTAGCCTCATCATTACTCGACATTAAAGATAGCCTAAAATATTGTATAGATGCTTCTATATATCTCCTTTCTTCTAATTTAAATAATTCTAGAGATCTAATTAAGTTAATATAATTAGAATCAGGATTTTTTGATTTTCTCATGTATAGAGGGATATCATCATTGTGTTTTACTATTTCAAAGTCATCATTTTTGATTAAATCTATCGGATGCATTTTCTGATTTTTTATATCTGGTTCATATATAACTCTAAGAGCTAATAAGTTTCTTAAAAGTTGCCTACCTTGAATCGCAGCTGTAATTTTATCAAGGCTTTTAACAGTAACTTTAATAACAGAGCAACCCAAGTCTTGATTTAAAAATAATTCTGTAAGTCTATTTTTTGGTAGATCATTTCGATTTACGCTAATCAACCTATGGCTACTCAAAGTTTCTAATTGAAAACTGGTTCTAAGCAAGTAATAACATTCAAATTCGATTAATTCTTTAGAAAATAATTGTTTTAATTTAATAAATTTTTCTTCAAATTTTTGTGTTGTTTGCAGTATTTGAAATGAATTTTTAATGTATTCAAAAGAGTAACCTATGTTATGTAGTTCTACAGCTAATAATTGCATAGCAGTATTTAGTTCTTTCTTATTATTTTCTTCACTAAATAATATTTCTTCAAGATAGTCAAAATTTTTGTTTAGGTAATCATTAAGAATTATAATTCCATACTGGGCTAGTTCACTTATCTCAATAAAGTCAGGATTATCTGACTTTTTAATTGATTTATATTGTTTGCTAATCTTATTAGTATAAAAAAGTAAGCTACTAAAATATTTATTAATTATATTATCACTTTTTATGGTTATCTCTAATTCTTCGATAAGGTCATTTAAATTTGTGTGGTGCACTTTTACTTTATTTGAGATAATTGCTGATTCTCTTATTTCATTTAGTAAGTACTTTACATTTGTTGATCGAACTTGCCAAGATTCATAAGTTTTATCATTGAATAGTTCTTCCCACCTAATAGTAAAAAATTTATGTTTATCTTTTTCAATGTTCCATTCTTTCCATTTTTCATCAGTAATATTAATCATTGTCTTGCAAAACCTCTAAGTTAGGAATATAATTATTTATAGTTATCTGAAATTACAGGGGATTCAGATTTTTATAGTAAGTGGTTTAACCCGTATACTTTTCTCGATCCCCTTAACTATATCACTTTATGAAGTGTCCTTTCTACTGTTATTTACATGTGAGTTATACTAGTATTTGTTTTTTAGCTTTTTTATAGCAATTTCCTAACTGGGTTTAAGTAATATTTAAGTTTGATAAGTGTCACTAAATACACATAACATATTTAATTACTAGTTTTCTGTATAACGGAATTATATATAGTTAAAACTCAACTACAATATGACTAATAAAAAAGGAAGGGATATCCCCTCTTCTCACTAGTCTTCATGTGGAAACACTGGATAAGTAGGTGTTCATATGATTATTTAACTAATTAAAGTTCTAATCCAT
Above is a genomic segment from Thiospirochaeta perfilievii containing:
- a CDS encoding IS110 family transposase; amino-acid sequence: MEFMGIDLHTDCFNHCTFNEGTKKKVGTYSIDKESLEKFYKILTPETYVIVESTTNAFKFTELIQNKVKDVFISNTYSMKLISFTNKKTDKVDAEKLARVLKMQIMSGEEQIKRVTLPPPIIQDLRALFSTYKLLGKQRTQLKNRIHSLLKQNLFPFNKVMIFNNKMRDKILNISDSRELKFQLMILFKELDNLDETIILLKKEIEIAGSPYMKEIDILTSMQGISVFTAIAIISDIIDVKRFSNSKNFASYLRSAPKVESSNEKTLIKSTNKQGRKLTIALLYQSLNHFINSNRAIEHWYDKLSEYKKVGKVRMGTCRRFITVIYQLLKKEEYYRFMDTKNHDRKMHDYEVLLRKNRINISKLKEVS